A window of Costertonia aggregata contains these coding sequences:
- the pdeM gene encoding ligase-associated DNA damage response endonuclease PdeM, with protein sequence MTRSIQINDQNFTMHPSRVLFWEEKSMVLISDVHLGKVSHFRKFGAAVPQQAVQKNFDMLNEVVDFFNPKSIVFMGDLFHSSLNNEWQLFEGWVKKQSATLVLVAGNHDIIAPSKYEDVNIKVVSEIQLDGYLFTHHPEKREGFFNFSGHIHPAIKLTGLGRQSVRLPCFFKSQNQLILPAFGEFTGTYTVTPQKGNEVFAVLGDAIIAVPLRERKNNGPTSK encoded by the coding sequence ATGACCCGATCCATACAAATAAACGACCAAAACTTCACCATGCATCCTTCCCGAGTGCTCTTTTGGGAAGAAAAATCAATGGTATTGATCAGCGATGTACATTTGGGAAAAGTATCGCATTTCAGAAAATTCGGGGCTGCAGTACCACAACAGGCCGTTCAAAAAAATTTTGATATGCTCAATGAGGTCGTCGATTTTTTCAATCCAAAATCGATAGTTTTCATGGGCGACCTGTTTCATTCCTCTTTAAACAACGAATGGCAACTTTTTGAAGGCTGGGTCAAAAAGCAAAGCGCAACGTTAGTTTTGGTTGCAGGAAACCACGATATCATTGCCCCTTCAAAATATGAGGATGTGAACATAAAGGTAGTGTCCGAAATTCAGTTAGATGGGTATTTGTTCACGCACCATCCGGAGAAACGTGAAGGATTTTTCAACTTTTCCGGTCACATACACCCCGCCATCAAATTAACAGGATTGGGAAGGCAATCGGTACGGTTACCCTGCTTTTTCAAATCCCAAAACCAGTTGATCTTACCTGCATTTGGAGAATTTACAGGAACATATACGGTAACTCCGCAAAAAGGCAATGAGGTATTTGCCGTATTGGGAGATGCCATAATCGCAGTTCCTTTGAGGGAAAGAAAAAACAACGGGCCTACTTCAAAATAG
- a CDS encoding tryptophan-rich sensory protein translates to MKKTLSVINVLSVLLVIVVNYLSQTMRWNNTTIGEISNTYSNLFTPASYAFAIWGIIFLSLLAYGIFQVRRAFFSGKKSKFIGQTGYWFTIANVLNATWVITFVYDYTGLSVLIMLGILFSLIKIVLNTNMERWDAPIEVIALVWWPICLYSGWISVATIANIAAYLTKLGWNGGVLSEINWTILMIAIATLLNIFMIWKRCMREFAAVGVWALFAIYVRHQNSLESIAYIALAASIFVLVNIGIHGFMNRKTNPFIKLQERIKE, encoded by the coding sequence ATGAAAAAAACCCTGTCCGTTATAAATGTATTGTCCGTGCTATTGGTTATTGTAGTGAATTACCTGTCGCAAACCATGCGCTGGAACAATACGACCATAGGGGAAATCAGCAATACGTACAGCAATTTATTCACACCAGCGAGTTATGCGTTCGCAATTTGGGGCATCATATTTTTGAGCCTATTGGCCTACGGTATCTTTCAGGTACGCCGTGCTTTTTTTAGTGGTAAAAAAAGTAAGTTTATTGGGCAAACGGGATATTGGTTTACCATTGCCAACGTTCTAAATGCGACTTGGGTAATCACTTTTGTTTATGATTATACAGGATTATCGGTACTCATTATGTTGGGCATACTTTTTTCGCTCATCAAGATTGTTTTGAATACCAATATGGAACGCTGGGATGCACCTATTGAAGTTATCGCTCTGGTATGGTGGCCCATCTGCCTCTATAGTGGTTGGATTTCAGTAGCTACAATAGCCAATATTGCCGCATATTTGACCAAATTGGGCTGGAATGGCGGAGTCTTATCGGAAATAAACTGGACGATTCTCATGATCGCAATTGCTACGCTACTGAATATTTTTATGATTTGGAAACGTTGTATGCGAGAGTTTGCCGCCGTTGGGGTTTGGGCATTATTCGCCATTTATGTTCGCCACCAAAATAGCTTGGAAAGCATTGCTTACATAGCGTTAGCGGCAAGTATCTTTGTATTGGTCAATATTGGTATTCATGGGTTTATGAATAGAAAAACGAATCCATTTATCAAACTTCAGGAAAGAATAAAAGAGTGA
- the mfd gene encoding transcription-repair coupling factor, whose product MPHSYIQQLFSQSSITRKLGQAIAHSKPSTILKIQLKGLTGSSLSFVLSDAFQNSDAPFLLIFNDKEEAAYYLNDLEQLIGENDVLFYPGSYRRPYQIEETDNANVLLRAEVLNRINSRKKPAVIVTYPDALFEKVVTRRELEKNTLKIKLDDTLSLDFLNEVLFEYKFKRVDFVTEPGEFSVRGGIVDVFSFSHDEPYRIEFFGDEVDSIRTFDVETQLSTEKIKKITIIPNVANKFLEEKRESFLSYVSDKTIVFAKNTDLLFARLDDFYNKAIEAFDKLSKDIKHAEPKELFLNSGVFKKQLEAFRLISSSVISCSDEIEFHTKPQPSFNKKFDLLIENLNENHAKGYSNYIFCATEQQAKRFHDIFEEVDKQVHYKTLVFPLYQGFIDNDLKIACYTDHQIFERYHKFHLKNGYAKKQAITLKELNKLEIGDYVTHIDHGIGKFGGLQKIDVEGKKQEAIKLAYGERDILYVSIHSLHKISKFNGKDGAAPKIYKLGSGAWKKVKDKTKSRVKKIAFDLIKVYAKRRLEKGFRYDPDSYLQNELEASFIYEDTPDQSTATADIKKDMESERPMDRLICGDVGFGKTEVAIRAAFKAVDNGKQVAVLVPTTILAFQHHRTFSERLKEMPVTVDYLNRFRTAKERRETLEKLEAGQVDIIIGTHQLVNKNVKFKDLGLLIVDEEQKFGVAVKDKLKSIKENVDVLTLTATPIPRTLQFSLMAARDLSVINTAPPNRYPIESRVIRFTEETIRDAIRYEIERGGQVFFIHNRIENIKEVAGMIQRLVPDAKVGIGHGQMEGKKLETLMLSFINGEFDVLVSTTIVESGLDVTNANTIFINNANNFGLSDLHQMRGRVGRGNKKAFCYFITPPYDVMTSDARKRIEALEQFTELGSGFNIAMKDLEIRGAGDLLGGEQSGFINEIGFETYQKILAEAIDELKENEFKELYEEVEGKTDKIFVKETQLDADFELLFPDDYINNITERLTLYTDLNQVKDEEELQKFEDQLVDRFGELPAQAEDLLNSVRIKWIANSIGLEKIVMKKGKMIGYFIADQQSDFYQSAAFTQVLQFVQSHPQHCKMKEKTTRNGLRLLLTIEGITSVDKALKALGPFGTNTVLETV is encoded by the coding sequence TTGCCGCATTCTTATATCCAACAACTTTTCTCACAGTCTTCCATAACCAGAAAACTAGGGCAAGCCATTGCCCATTCAAAACCTTCGACGATACTTAAAATACAACTGAAAGGACTTACCGGGTCATCACTTTCCTTTGTACTATCAGATGCATTTCAAAATTCGGACGCCCCATTTTTATTGATTTTTAATGACAAGGAAGAAGCGGCTTACTACCTCAACGACCTGGAACAGCTCATTGGTGAAAACGACGTACTTTTTTACCCGGGCAGTTATCGCAGGCCTTATCAAATCGAGGAAACCGACAATGCCAACGTTCTTTTGCGCGCCGAGGTGTTGAACCGTATCAATTCCAGAAAAAAACCGGCGGTCATCGTTACTTATCCCGATGCCCTTTTTGAAAAAGTGGTGACCCGTAGGGAACTTGAAAAAAATACTTTAAAAATAAAGCTTGATGATACGCTCTCGCTAGATTTTTTGAACGAAGTATTGTTTGAGTATAAATTCAAACGTGTAGATTTTGTGACCGAACCCGGCGAGTTTTCTGTACGTGGCGGTATTGTTGACGTATTTTCATTTTCCCACGACGAACCTTATCGCATCGAATTTTTTGGGGACGAAGTAGACAGCATTCGCACTTTTGACGTAGAAACCCAACTTTCTACGGAAAAAATCAAAAAAATTACCATAATCCCCAATGTGGCCAATAAATTTTTAGAGGAAAAGAGGGAAAGTTTTTTAAGCTATGTCTCGGACAAGACCATAGTCTTTGCTAAAAATACCGACTTACTCTTTGCCCGTTTGGATGATTTTTACAACAAGGCTATTGAAGCTTTTGATAAACTCTCCAAAGACATAAAACATGCCGAGCCAAAAGAGCTTTTCTTAAATTCCGGAGTTTTTAAAAAACAATTGGAAGCATTCCGATTGATATCTTCTTCTGTCATATCGTGCAGCGATGAGATAGAATTTCACACAAAGCCCCAACCATCCTTCAATAAAAAGTTTGATTTATTGATCGAGAATCTTAACGAAAACCACGCAAAAGGGTATAGTAATTATATTTTTTGTGCAACGGAACAACAGGCCAAACGATTTCATGATATTTTTGAAGAAGTTGATAAACAGGTACATTATAAAACATTAGTGTTCCCGTTATACCAAGGGTTTATTGATAACGATTTAAAAATAGCCTGCTATACAGACCATCAAATTTTTGAGCGTTACCATAAGTTCCATTTAAAAAACGGCTATGCCAAAAAACAGGCTATAACGCTTAAAGAGCTCAATAAACTCGAGATTGGGGATTACGTGACCCATATTGACCACGGTATAGGAAAATTTGGCGGACTCCAAAAAATCGATGTTGAAGGAAAAAAACAAGAGGCTATCAAATTGGCCTATGGTGAGCGTGACATTCTATACGTGAGCATACATTCGCTTCATAAGATATCTAAATTTAACGGCAAGGACGGGGCCGCACCAAAAATATATAAATTAGGTTCCGGAGCTTGGAAAAAGGTAAAGGACAAAACCAAGTCCCGGGTTAAAAAAATTGCCTTTGACCTTATAAAGGTATACGCCAAACGCCGTTTGGAAAAGGGCTTTCGGTATGACCCGGACAGTTACTTGCAAAATGAACTGGAAGCCTCTTTTATTTATGAGGACACACCTGACCAAAGTACCGCTACGGCCGACATTAAAAAAGATATGGAAAGCGAACGCCCTATGGATAGGCTTATTTGTGGCGATGTAGGTTTTGGCAAGACCGAAGTTGCCATACGTGCCGCTTTCAAGGCCGTGGACAATGGCAAACAAGTTGCCGTGCTTGTCCCCACTACGATCTTGGCGTTTCAACACCATCGTACCTTTTCGGAACGTTTAAAAGAAATGCCCGTAACGGTAGATTACCTGAACAGATTTAGAACGGCAAAGGAGCGCCGAGAAACTTTGGAAAAATTGGAGGCGGGCCAAGTTGATATCATTATCGGCACACACCAATTGGTCAATAAAAATGTAAAATTCAAAGACCTTGGTCTTTTGATTGTTGATGAGGAACAAAAGTTCGGTGTGGCCGTAAAGGACAAATTAAAATCCATCAAAGAAAACGTAGATGTCTTGACCTTGACCGCTACGCCCATCCCCCGAACGCTGCAGTTTAGCCTAATGGCGGCCAGGGATTTATCGGTCATCAACACAGCGCCACCCAATAGATATCCTATTGAGAGCAGGGTTATCCGATTTACCGAAGAAACCATTAGAGATGCCATACGCTATGAGATTGAACGTGGCGGACAGGTGTTTTTTATCCATAACCGTATTGAAAACATCAAAGAGGTTGCCGGCATGATACAACGTTTGGTACCCGATGCCAAAGTGGGTATCGGCCATGGCCAAATGGAGGGTAAAAAACTGGAAACCCTTATGCTGAGTTTCATTAATGGCGAGTTTGACGTTCTTGTATCCACCACAATTGTAGAAAGCGGACTGGACGTTACCAATGCAAATACCATTTTTATTAACAACGCAAACAACTTTGGCCTGAGCGACCTGCACCAAATGCGCGGCCGTGTAGGCCGTGGCAACAAAAAAGCATTCTGCTATTTTATTACGCCACCCTATGATGTTATGACCAGCGATGCCCGAAAACGAATCGAAGCCTTGGAACAGTTTACTGAACTGGGGAGCGGATTCAATATCGCCATGAAAGATTTGGAAATTCGCGGAGCGGGCGACCTATTGGGAGGCGAGCAAAGCGGATTTATCAACGAAATTGGGTTTGAAACCTATCAAAAAATATTGGCCGAAGCGATTGACGAGCTCAAAGAGAACGAGTTCAAGGAACTGTATGAAGAAGTAGAAGGCAAGACCGATAAAATATTCGTTAAGGAAACCCAATTAGATGCCGATTTTGAATTGCTCTTCCCCGATGATTACATCAATAACATTACGGAGCGGTTGACATTGTATACAGACCTCAACCAAGTCAAAGATGAAGAAGAGCTACAAAAGTTTGAAGACCAACTGGTAGATCGCTTTGGGGAGTTGCCCGCCCAGGCAGAAGATTTATTGAATTCCGTTCGTATCAAATGGATTGCCAACAGCATTGGCCTAGAAAAAATAGTGATGAAGAAAGGGAAGATGATCGGATATTTTATTGCCGATCAGCAGTCGGATTTTTATCAAAGTGCGGCTTTTACACAAGTATTACAGTTTGTTCAAAGCCATCCGCAGCATTGCAAGATGAAGGAAAAGACCACCCGTAACGGGTTGCGGTTGTTATTGACCATTGAAGGAATCACTTCAGTGGACAAGGCGTTGAAGGCTTTGGGGCCGTTTGGCACGAACACCGTTCTTGAAACCGTGTAG
- a CDS encoding GIY-YIG nuclease family protein, with protein sequence MLYSYFVYIVTNENKTALYIGMTNNIQRRLSQHYFDSKNAKKSFAGKYNCYYLLYYEGFESPETAIQREKEIKKWRRKKKNRLISDFNPEWEFLNNEVI encoded by the coding sequence ATGCTTTATAGTTACTTTGTTTATATAGTCACTAATGAAAATAAAACTGCGCTCTATATAGGAATGACCAATAATATTCAAAGGAGATTATCACAACATTATTTTGACAGCAAAAATGCCAAAAAATCATTCGCAGGGAAATATAATTGCTATTATTTGCTGTACTATGAAGGTTTTGAATCCCCTGAAACAGCTATACAAAGGGAAAAAGAAATCAAAAAATGGAGACGGAAAAAGAAAAATAGATTAATCAGTGATTTTAACCCCGAATGGGAGTTTTTAAATAATGAAGTAATTTAG
- a CDS encoding helix-turn-helix domain-containing protein, with product MKQPALGNKITELRKQKGLTQEELVERCNINVRTLQRIENGEVSPRSYTIKTILSALDHDYEELYGSKEENDSNIINSNSKNEVKTVRFLLTLAGISGILYLISGPFEAFADISRFGEDELIFGLNGHITIKIISYLSYALMAYGFLITGRLLKNYLMKIASVLLIIVLLLFYIYDVASLFFNTVFPVEGILIAESIIVGTLGMLFGISIIKSAKRLGTVGYAAGGLEILASVCFLTVILAPIGLFVQFAAILMEVIFLFKTREMVKYRP from the coding sequence ATGAAACAACCGGCATTGGGTAATAAGATTACCGAACTACGCAAACAAAAAGGGCTTACACAAGAGGAACTGGTAGAACGTTGCAATATTAATGTGCGAACGTTACAGCGCATTGAAAATGGGGAAGTATCGCCCAGAAGCTATACCATAAAGACTATTTTATCCGCATTGGACCATGACTATGAAGAACTCTATGGCTCAAAAGAAGAAAACGATTCAAACATCATAAATTCAAATTCTAAAAACGAAGTAAAAACCGTTCGGTTTTTGTTGACCCTTGCAGGCATTTCGGGTATTCTATATTTGATTTCAGGACCATTTGAAGCTTTTGCCGATATATCCAGATTTGGGGAAGACGAACTTATATTTGGTTTAAATGGTCACATTACCATTAAAATCATTTCCTATTTAAGTTATGCCCTTATGGCTTATGGTTTTTTGATTACAGGAAGGCTACTAAAAAACTATCTAATGAAAATTGCTTCGGTATTGCTCATTATCGTTCTACTATTGTTCTACATATATGATGTGGCTTCATTGTTTTTCAACACAGTATTTCCTGTTGAAGGTATTTTGATCGCCGAATCTATTATCGTGGGAACTTTGGGTATGTTGTTCGGCATATCGATTATCAAATCTGCAAAGCGTTTGGGTACGGTAGGTTATGCAGCAGGTGGTCTTGAAATTTTGGCCTCGGTTTGTTTTCTCACAGTAATTTTGGCACCAATAGGTTTATTTGTTCAATTTGCGGCGATACTAATGGAAGTGATTTTTCTCTTCAAAACAAGGGAAATGGTAAAATACCGCCCATAG
- a CDS encoding DUF3352 domain-containing protein, giving the protein MTKKRILTGVIIVLSIYVMYLLYIFVLSPKTNLQSIYLIPKDAVFVIESEKPVDSWKKVSESKAWQHLRKNSYFADLTESIQKMDTLFNNKRRLFEFFDDRSLFISVHMVSRKEYGIFYVVDLKRIAKLKMLRTYFNTFLNENYTLSKRDYHNHEILEVFDIEDKETLYLSFIKNQLVASYTHTLVEASIDQYKEPALGRDLNFIEVNKKVGYEDLFRLYLQHDYFDDYFQRFSSEPNDWVDRLSDNFLFSGFSFDLDKNSMLTANGFTNISPNNENYLEALQKSGMGKRSVPQIAPKRTSVYVSYGFGSFFEFYKNFESVQQGNDSEAFESYTKGIQKVENFLKIDVKEHFVSWIADEIALLQIKSNISKSTNDVALVIKANDIEAAKTNLDFVLKQIRKKTPVKFKAIDFKAHEINFLSIKGFFRLLLGNRFDEFDKPYFTIIEDYVVFSDNPNTLKSMITDYLEKQTLSTSKEFMAFDQKFDEKSSLYLYSNIPLLYDNIYALADRPTKAQMKKNKDFMVCFPHLGFQLTPKGNLFKSQLIMDYEQIDPSKNSVVHQTKPDSKTSSKPSEITDAIFDLKPIYPTDLNAKSFKKMYTNGKVQFEVELKDGLKHGSYSQYYKNGGIRIKGRFRQDLQVGTWRYYNSEGELIRKKRF; this is encoded by the coding sequence ATGACAAAAAAAAGAATACTTACGGGTGTTATCATAGTACTCTCCATCTATGTAATGTACCTTTTGTACATTTTTGTGCTTTCGCCAAAAACCAATCTACAGTCCATTTATTTGATTCCAAAAGATGCTGTTTTTGTCATAGAATCCGAAAAACCGGTAGATAGTTGGAAAAAAGTAAGCGAGAGTAAAGCTTGGCAACATCTACGAAAAAATAGTTATTTCGCCGACCTTACGGAGAGTATCCAAAAAATGGATACCCTTTTTAACAATAAAAGAAGGCTTTTTGAATTTTTTGATGATCGCTCGCTCTTTATATCGGTACATATGGTTTCCCGAAAAGAGTACGGGATATTTTATGTAGTTGACCTTAAGCGTATCGCCAAATTAAAGATGTTGAGAACCTATTTCAATACCTTTTTGAACGAAAATTACACCTTGAGCAAACGTGACTATCACAACCATGAAATATTGGAGGTTTTTGATATTGAGGATAAGGAAACCTTGTATTTGTCCTTCATCAAAAACCAGTTGGTGGCATCATATACGCATACCTTGGTAGAAGCATCAATCGACCAATATAAAGAACCTGCCCTGGGGCGTGACCTCAATTTTATAGAGGTCAACAAAAAGGTAGGTTATGAGGATTTGTTCCGGCTATATCTGCAACACGATTATTTTGATGATTACTTTCAACGATTCTCCAGCGAACCCAACGATTGGGTGGATCGATTGAGCGATAATTTTCTGTTCTCCGGTTTTAGTTTTGATTTGGACAAGAACAGTATGCTTACGGCAAACGGTTTTACCAATATAAGTCCTAACAACGAAAATTATCTGGAGGCCTTACAAAAATCGGGAATGGGCAAGCGTAGCGTTCCGCAAATCGCCCCCAAACGAACATCGGTCTATGTGAGCTATGGCTTTGGCAGTTTTTTTGAGTTTTATAAAAACTTCGAATCGGTACAGCAGGGCAACGATTCAGAAGCCTTCGAGAGCTATACCAAAGGGATACAAAAAGTTGAAAATTTCCTTAAAATTGATGTGAAAGAACATTTTGTAAGCTGGATCGCCGACGAGATTGCACTACTTCAAATAAAGTCCAACATATCAAAAAGCACAAATGATGTGGCTTTGGTCATAAAGGCTAACGATATAGAAGCTGCAAAAACCAATCTTGATTTTGTGCTAAAACAAATCAGAAAGAAAACACCGGTCAAGTTCAAGGCAATCGACTTCAAAGCGCATGAAATCAATTTTCTTTCCATAAAAGGGTTCTTTAGACTGTTATTGGGAAATAGGTTTGACGAATTTGACAAGCCTTATTTTACAATAATCGAGGATTACGTTGTATTCAGCGACAACCCCAATACCTTAAAAAGTATGATTACCGATTATTTGGAGAAACAAACCTTGTCTACCTCTAAAGAATTTATGGCATTTGACCAAAAATTTGATGAAAAATCCAGTCTGTACCTTTACAGCAATATTCCTTTGTTATATGACAATATATATGCTTTGGCCGATAGGCCCACGAAGGCGCAGATGAAAAAAAACAAGGATTTTATGGTGTGCTTTCCCCATCTGGGATTTCAATTGACGCCCAAAGGTAATCTGTTCAAGAGCCAACTTATCATGGACTATGAGCAAATCGACCCATCTAAAAATAGCGTTGTACATCAAACCAAACCGGATTCCAAAACATCATCCAAACCATCTGAAATCACGGATGCCATTTTTGATTTGAAACCTATATACCCTACAGATTTGAATGCCAAATCATTTAAAAAAATGTATACTAACGGGAAGGTACAGTTTGAAGTCGAGTTAAAGGATGGCCTAAAACATGGCAGTTATAGTCAATATTACAAAAATGGCGGGATAAGGATAAAGGGCCGCTTTCGTCAAGACCTTCAAGTGGGCACTTGGCGATATTACAATTCAGAAGGCGAACTCATCAGAAAAAAAAGATTTTAG
- a CDS encoding aspartate kinase, which produces MKTISSVVEQYIKKKPFLQSALAQGIINLTSLSRIVKPEIEEALGKDVRNGAIVMALKRLSDDMEFRATHKIVKVLKNIGEITVRSSLTDYTFLVSDTILVQQAKLLEEINQNQDVFFTSSRGVNELNIVVSNTVDQTVERLFNAEKQTQKAENLSSITVKLPAENVSVPGIYYFIFQRLAWEGIVLYEVISTTNEFTILVNDEQVDVAFKTIKDLKTL; this is translated from the coding sequence ATGAAAACTATTTCATCCGTCGTAGAACAATACATAAAGAAGAAGCCCTTCTTGCAAAGTGCTTTGGCACAAGGTATTATCAATCTTACCTCGTTGTCACGAATCGTAAAGCCCGAAATCGAGGAAGCCTTGGGGAAAGATGTCAGAAACGGCGCCATTGTAATGGCCTTGAAGCGTTTATCTGACGATATGGAGTTTAGGGCCACCCATAAAATCGTAAAAGTCCTTAAAAATATCGGTGAAATTACAGTACGTTCTTCATTGACCGATTATACATTTTTGGTATCCGATACCATACTGGTACAACAAGCCAAACTGTTGGAGGAGATAAACCAAAACCAAGATGTGTTCTTTACATCATCCCGAGGGGTCAACGAATTGAACATTGTAGTGAGCAATACGGTAGATCAGACCGTAGAAAGACTCTTTAACGCCGAGAAGCAGACCCAAAAGGCAGAAAACTTATCATCGATAACCGTAAAACTGCCAGCAGAGAACGTTTCGGTACCCGGTATCTATTATTTTATTTTTCAACGACTGGCATGGGAAGGTATCGTGCTCTACGAAGTAATCTCGACCACCAACGAGTTTACCATATTGGTAAACGACGAGCAGGTTGATGTTGCCTTCAAGACCATAAAGGATTTAAAGACCTTGTAA
- a CDS encoding YraN family protein, translating to MASHNEFGKKGEQLAVDFLVDAGYEIKYRNYRFLKAEIDIVAQKESTLAFIEVKSRSSDYFENIADTVTTKKIKLMVMAADHFVTEQDLDVEVRFDIVTILKKNGKFVIDHLPDAFYHF from the coding sequence ATGGCATCACACAATGAGTTTGGTAAAAAAGGAGAACAATTGGCGGTAGATTTCTTGGTAGATGCCGGTTACGAGATCAAATATAGAAACTACAGATTTTTAAAGGCCGAAATAGATATCGTCGCGCAAAAGGAAAGTACCTTGGCATTTATTGAGGTCAAATCACGAAGCTCAGATTATTTTGAGAATATTGCCGATACAGTTACCACTAAAAAAATAAAACTAATGGTCATGGCTGCGGACCATTTTGTAACCGAGCAAGATTTGGATGTAGAAGTACGCTTTGATATCGTTACCATTTTAAAGAAAAATGGAAAGTTTGTCATTGACCACCTTCCCGATGCTTTTTATCACTTTTAA
- a CDS encoding DUF1800 domain-containing protein: MEYFVNCNLGTLAPYTTPLDRAKAKHLYRRLGFSASVATIDAAVGQSATAIADALVDQALALPPLPEPVWANWNNSNYPEDEDARRQLRRQQVSEWRIAYTTGLLENTLRDRMSFFWSNHFVTELDIYDCNAFLHEYTNCLQRNSLGNFKTFVSEIGLTSAMLRYLDGAFNRRNRPNENYARELYELFTLGEGNGYTEDDIVDTSKALTGYTNRGEIGCSFITFDPEQFNTDAKTVFGQPVTDYDSIIDNLFDQRPNEIGYFISKKLYRFFVHPDSNAPEAQPILNGMAATFVSSGFEIAPVLRQLFKSEHFFDDTTIGVIIKSPFDIYLNLTKETNFAYNNDILVRAIDSASLIGQTLFDPVDVAGWQRDRKWINTNYMIGRWFSAEMLLEMFWSNNEEQFRTFGIDATNAAGASGSTEGDPAIVARAIIDKLTPKGLLEEVEYNAAITVFRQAYEDNGFYADENGGTSLWNMTLERAPLQVYELMVHITKQPEFQLK, from the coding sequence ATGGAATACTTCGTTAATTGTAACCTCGGTACATTAGCGCCGTACACTACGCCTTTGGATAGAGCCAAGGCTAAACATTTGTACAGAAGACTTGGTTTTAGTGCCTCGGTTGCAACAATAGATGCAGCTGTAGGTCAATCTGCCACTGCTATTGCAGATGCGCTTGTAGACCAAGCGTTGGCGTTACCACCTTTACCTGAGCCTGTGTGGGCCAATTGGAACAATAGTAACTATCCCGAAGATGAGGATGCACGCAGACAATTGCGTAGGCAGCAGGTTTCTGAATGGAGGATTGCCTACACGACCGGACTGTTGGAAAACACCTTGAGGGATCGTATGAGTTTCTTTTGGAGCAACCATTTTGTGACAGAACTTGATATTTATGATTGTAATGCGTTTTTGCATGAATATACCAACTGCCTACAAAGAAATTCTTTAGGCAATTTCAAAACCTTTGTCAGCGAGATAGGGCTCACCAGTGCTATGCTACGTTATTTGGATGGTGCTTTCAACAGGAGAAACAGACCTAATGAAAATTATGCCCGTGAGCTTTATGAGCTTTTCACATTGGGCGAGGGCAATGGCTATACCGAAGATGATATTGTTGATACCTCAAAGGCATTGACCGGTTATACCAACCGTGGGGAGATCGGCTGTTCGTTCATAACTTTTGACCCGGAACAATTCAATACCGATGCAAAAACCGTTTTTGGACAACCTGTTACCGATTACGATAGCATTATAGATAATCTTTTTGACCAAAGGCCAAATGAAATCGGGTATTTTATCAGCAAAAAATTATACCGCTTTTTTGTACACCCAGACTCAAATGCACCGGAAGCACAACCTATCTTAAATGGTATGGCAGCGACATTTGTTTCCAGCGGGTTTGAAATTGCCCCCGTCCTTCGACAATTGTTTAAAAGTGAGCACTTTTTTGACGATACCACGATAGGTGTTATCATAAAAAGCCCTTTTGATATTTATCTGAACCTTACAAAAGAAACCAATTTCGCATACAATAATGATATTCTTGTAAGGGCCATAGATTCGGCCTCACTTATAGGACAAACCCTTTTTGATCCCGTAGATGTTGCCGGTTGGCAACGGGACAGAAAATGGATCAATACCAATTATATGATCGGTCGTTGGTTCTCGGCAGAAATGTTATTGGAAATGTTCTGGAGCAACAATGAAGAACAATTTAGGACTTTCGGCATCGATGCCACCAATGCGGCTGGGGCCAGTGGTTCAACAGAAGGTGATCCCGCCATAGTAGCCAGGGCAATAATAGATAAGTTAACTCCCAAGGGACTATTAGAGGAGGTTGAATATAACGCAGCGATAACCGTGTTCAGACAGGCCTATGAGGATAATGGTTTTTATGCTGATGAAAACGGAGGTACCAGTTTATGGAACATGACCTTGGAGAGAGCTCCTCTTCAGGTATACGAGCTAATGGTACACATAACAAAACAACCTGAGTTTCAACTTAAATAA